DNA from Lycium ferocissimum isolate CSIRO_LF1 unplaced genomic scaffold, AGI_CSIRO_Lferr_CH_V1 ctg7167, whole genome shotgun sequence:
CCAAGACTGCCCATTGATTTATTTAGCCCACACCTGCGTTTGAACTCCTTCTTAAACAACATCGAATTAAACCACCATCTTTCCATAGAGTTTTCTTGCCCCCTATTTGCATGAAAATACAATAGATGAATAGTCATTCgctataaaattatttatttgaatatcTTATTTCCTATCAGACTAAGCATAGAAATCCAATCACTAGGATTATTAACTGATAAGGATTGTGAGTATTGAAAAAAAGTTCTGAATCTGGGGACAACACTTCACTATATATTAATATGTTGGAACCcccttttattattaaaaataatataataatataatttttgataaaGGGCGGCTTCTCCTATGTCGTATCAAATTCGCATCGAAAAAAAGAGATTTGTCCTCTCCtataaagaaatcaaaaaaaaaatttttcgtaaaatcTCGTCTAATACTAATATCTAATCACTAACTAATCTAACAATCTAAAATCTAATTCTAATAATAAGTAATAAATTAAGGTTCTATTTCAACACGGAACAAAGGGGACAATATAGAGGATGGGTAGAAAGAGTTGTGATACTTGGCTTGATTCAGGGAAACTACAAACTACAGGATAGAAAAGAATATACCAACCCTAAGGATCCGTAGGATTAATTGTGGATCCAAGACAACAATGGAAAGATTTGAGTCTTAGATTTTGATTTAGTTTTCtatattttgtatttcaaatcttgTATATCTAGGTAAGTATATACTTAGTCAAAATATATGCAATAGAATCTTTGTTGTATTCGGCTCAATCCTTTTAGTAAAAGATTGGGCCGAGTTTAATTGCAATTCAATTAAGAGAACGAAGGATAATTACTTGAGTTCTTTCTCCTTATCCTTCTTTATTTGCTGCTAATTTCTACTGTTTTATCCAAAACGTCTACTGCTGCAAAATTAAATACGATCTCTTTCCATACCTCACAAGCAGCAGCTAGTTCCGGGCTCCATTTGCAAGCCTCGCGAATAATCTCATTACCTTCCTGAGCAAGATCACGTCCTTCATTACGAGCTTTTACACATGCTTCTAGAGCTACTCGGTTAGCTACGGCACCTGGCGCATTACCCCAAGGATGTCCTAAAGTTCCTCCACCGAACTGTAGTACGGAATCATCCCCAAAGATCTCGGTCAGAGCAGGCATATGCCAAACGTGAATACCTCCTGAAGCCACGGGTAGAACACCTGGTAAAGAGACCCAATCTTGAGTGAAATAAATACCGCGACTTCGATCTTGTTCAACAAAATCATCACGCAGTAAATCAACAAAGCCCAGAGTTATGTCTCTTTCACCTTCAAGTTTACCTACTACGGTACCAGAGTGAATATGATCTCCACCAGACATACGTAACGCTTTTGCTAATACCCGGAAGTGGATACCATGATTCTTCTGTCTATCAATAACCGCATGCATTGCACGGTGGATGTGAAGAAGTAGACCATTATCTCGGCAATAATGAGCCAAGCTAGTATTTGCGGTGAATCCCCCCGTTAAGTAGTCATGCATTACGATCGGAACACCCAATTCTCTAGCAAATATAGCTCTTTTCATCATCTCTTCGCATGTACCTGCAGTAGCATTCAAGTAATGCCCTTTGATTTCACCTGTTTCAGCCTGTGCTTTATAAAGTGCTTCGGCACAAAATAAGAAACGATCTCTCCAACGCATAAATGGTTGTGAGTTCACGTTCTCATCATCTTTGGTAAAATCAAGTCCACCGCGAAGACATTCATAAACAGCTCTACCGTAGTTTTTAGCGGATAACCCCAATTTAGGTTTAATAGTACATCCCAACAGGGGACGACCATACTTGTTCAATTTATCTCTTTCAACTTGGATCCCATGAGGCGGACCTTGGAAAGTTTTAACATAAGCAGTAGGGATTCGCAGATCTTCCAGACGTAGAGCGCGCAGGGCTTTGAACCCAAATACATTACCTACAATGGAAGTAAACATGTTGGTAACAGAACCTTCTTCAAAAAGGTCTAAAGGGTAAGCTACATAAGCAATATATTGATCTTTTTCTCCAACAACACGCTCGATGCGGTAGCATCGCCCTTTGTAACGATCAAGGCTGGTAAGTCCATCGGTCCATACAGTTGTCCATGTACCAGTAGAAGATTCCGCAGCTACCGCGGCCCCTGCTTCTTCAGGTGGAACTCCAGGTTGAGGAGTTACTCGGAATGCTGCCAATATATCAGTATCCTTGGTTTGGTACTCAGGAGTATAATAAGTCAATTTGTACTCTTTAACACCAGCTTTGAATCCAACACTTGCTTTAGTCTCTGTTTGTGGTGACATAAATCCCTCCCTACAACTCGTGAATTAAGAATTCTCACAACAACAAGGTCTACTCGACACGAATTCCGCGTTAATGAAACTTTTCACAGGAATCTTTCACAAAATTTCCAACTAATACTAATATTATCAACTAATCAGAATGGTTGATTATTAGACCATGGTATTTGATTTGCCAAATACATCATTATTGTAtactctttcatatatatagcgcaacccaatttttattttttaccttttttttttttttttgaaatggaaaTACCTAACTAACCTAAATAATAAGAACTTCCCCCTTGACAGtggtatatgttgtatatgtaaATCCTAGATGTGAAAATATATGGAATTCCTCTATGATCTATGAATctatgaaaggtatataaaaaagaaagaaaaacgcAAAGAAAAGAATAGGCTAGGCATAAATCGATATGctgaaattgaaataaaaaagaaataagaagaggAGCCAATTAGATACAAATAATGAATCGtaatagaaatagaaaataaaGTTCAGGTTCGAATTCCATAGAATAGATAATACGGATGGGATTGTCTATAATGATAGACAAATGAAAGACTTTCTCAAGATTCTGATTCATCCACTTGagatttttaaatgaaaataggTTGGGTGAGCTTGCAAATTCACTCAGTCTCATTGAATAAGTAAACAATTGAATTGGTTCAAGTTCAATTGCGTGGTGCCAACAAAATCGAGTGCTAATTCCCATTTTATTGAATTAACCGATCGACGTGCTAGCGgacattttttttgaattcgataatttttgaaaaaacatttcgacatatttatttattttattattatgagAATCAATCCTACTACTTCTGGTTCTGGGGTTTCCacgcttgaaaaaaaaaacctgggGCGTGTCGTCCAAATCATCGGTCCGGTACTAGATGTAGCCTTTCCCCCGGGCAAGATGCCGAATATTTATAACGCTCTGGTAGTTCAAGGTCGAGATAGTGTTGATCAACCAATTAATGTGGCTTGTGAGGTACAGCAATTATTAGGAAATAATCGAGTTAGGGCTGTAGCTATGAGTGCTACAGAGGGTCTAACGAGAGGAATGGAAGTGATTGACACAGGAGCTCCTATAAGTGTTCCGGTCGGGGGAGCGACTCTGGGACGAATTTTTAACGTGCTCGGAGAGCCTGTTGATAATTTAGGGCCTGTAGATACTAGTACAATGTCTCCTATTCATAGATCTGCGCCCGCCTTTATACAGTTGGATAcaaaattatctatttttgaaaCAGGAATTAAAGTAGTAGATCTTTTAGCCCCTTATCGCCGTGGAGGAAAAATCGGACTATTCGGGGGAGCTGGAGTGGGTAAAACAGTACTCATTATGGAATTGATTAACAATATTGCTAAAGCTCACGGGGGCGTATCCGTATTTGGCGGAGTGGGTGAACGTACTcgggaaggaaatgatctttaCATGGAAATGAAAGAATCTGGAGTGAttaatgaagaaaattttgCAGAATCAAAGGTGGCCCTAGTTTACGGTCAGATGAATGAACCGCCGGGAGCTCGTATGAGAGTTGGTTTGACTGCCCTAACTATGGCGGAATATTTCCGAGATGTTAATGAGCAAGACGTACTTCTATTTATTGACAATATCTTCCGTTTCGTCCAAGCAGGATCCGAAGTATCGGCCTTATTGGGTAGAATGCCTTCCGCTGTGGGTTATCAACCGACCCTGAGTACCGAAATGGGTTCTTTACAAGAAAGAATTACTTCTACCAAAGAAGGGTCCATAACCTCTATTCAAGCAGTTTATGTACCCGCAGACGATTTGACTGACCCTGCCCCTGCTACGACATTTGCACATTTAGATGCTACTACCGTACTATCAAGAGGATTGGCTGCCAAAGGTATTTATCCAGCAGTAGATCCTTTAGATTCAACGTCAACCATGCTTCAACCTCGGATCGTTGGTGAGGAACATTACGAAACCGCCCAAAGAGTTAAGCAAACTTTACAACGTTACAAAGAACTTCAGGACATTATAGCTATCCTTGGATTGGACGAATTGTCCGAAGAGGATCGTTTACTCGTAGCAAGAGCGCGAAAAATTGAGCGTTTCTTATCACAACCCTTTTTCGTAGCAGAAGTATTTACCGGTTCTCCAGGGAAATATGTTGGTCTAGCAGAAACAATTCGAGGATTTCAATTGATCCTTTCCGGAGAATTAGATGGTCTTCCTGAACAGGCCTTTTATTTGGTAGGTAATATCGATGAAGCTACCGCGAAGGCTATGAACTTAGAAATGGAGAGCAATTTGAAGAAATGACCTTAAATCTTAGTGTACTGACCCCTAATCGAATTGTTTGGGATTCAGAAGTGGAAGAAATCGTTTTATCTACTAATAGTGGTCAAATTGGCATATATTACCAAATCACGCCCCTATTGCCACAGCTGTAGATATAGGGATTTTGAGAATACGCCTTAACGACCAATGGTTAACGATGGCTCTGATGGGTGGTTTTGCTAGAATAGGCAATAATGAGATCACTGTTTTAGTAAATGATGCGGAGAAGGGTAGTGACATTGATCCACAAGAAGCTCAGCAAACTCTTGAAATAGCGGAAGCTAATGTGAAAAAGGCTGAAGGAAGGAGACAAAAAATTGAGGCAAATCTAGCTCTCCGACGAGCTAGAACACGGGTGGAGGCTATCAATCCGATTTCATAACTCGTTGGTACGTTCGAATAATAAAAAGAAGTTCTCTTTCTAATCCTATTTAGATTCTGTCGGGTGAATACAATCAAATATAATCAAACAGAATCCAATTCTAatgtaaaaattcaaattcaaaaatgaaatagaaaagatacaaaatgaaaaaataaatatcactAAGGGTGGGTCGTAAACCTTATTAGATACCAGAGTCAATGGTATCTAATAAGTTTTACCTACTATTGGATTTGAACCAATGACTCCCGCCGTATGAAAGCAGTACTCTAACCACTGAGTTAAGTAGGTCATTTATCATCCCAAAGAGAACCAAATGAAACCCATCCTGTCGATGGATTATAAATATCATATTACTTATAAGCAATACTAATCTAAGGAATACCACTCAAAGAGATCAAAgattgttgatgttggatcATGGAATATTTATCTTGACAAGAATTTATCTACATGGTAAAATATGTATCACAAGCACTAAGGGCTATAGCTCAGTTGGTAGAGCAACTCGTTTACACGCGCGCCAATGTTTTTCAAGGGAGTTCATCATACAATCATAAAAATTGATCTTGTTGAGAAATCGATGTCTTACTCCATAACTTTGAGGGAAC
Protein-coding regions in this window:
- the LOC132045594 gene encoding ribulose bisphosphate carboxylase large chain; this translates as MSPQTETKASVGFKAGVKEYKLTYYTPEYQTKDTDILAAFRVTPQPGVPPEEAGAAVAAESSTGTWTTVWTDGLTSLDRYKGRCYRIERVVGEKDQYIAYVAYPLDLFEEGSVTNMFTSIVGNVFGFKALRALRLEDLRIPTAYVKTFQGPPHGIQVERDKLNKYGRPLLGCTIKPKLGLSAKNYGRAVYECLRGGLDFTKDDENVNSQPFMRWRDRFLFCAEALYKAQAETGEIKGHYLNATAGTCEEMMKRAIFARELGVPIVMHDYLTGGFTANTSLAHYCRDNGLLLHIHRAMHAVIDRQKNHGIHFRVLAKALRMSGGDHIHSGTVVGKLEGERDITLGFVDLLRDDFVEQDRSRGIYFTQDWVSLPGVLPVASGGIHVWHMPALTEIFGDDSVLQFGGGTLGHPWGNAPGAVANRVALEACVKARNEGRDLAQEGNEIIREACKWSPELAAACEVWKEIVFNFAAVDVLDKTVEISSK
- the LOC132045593 gene encoding ATP synthase subunit beta, chloroplastic, with the protein product MRINPTTSGSGVSTLEKKNLGRVVQIIGPVLDVAFPPGKMPNIYNALVVQGRDSVDQPINVACEVQQLLGNNRVRAVAMSATEGLTRGMEVIDTGAPISVPVGGATLGRIFNVLGEPVDNLGPVDTSTMSPIHRSAPAFIQLDTKLSIFETGIKVVDLLAPYRRGGKIGLFGGAGVGKTVLIMELINNIAKAHGGVSVFGGVGERTREGNDLYMEMKESGVINEENFAESKVALVYGQMNEPPGARMRVGLTALTMAEYFRDVNEQDVLLFIDNIFRFVQAGSEVSALLGRMPSAVGYQPTLSTEMGSLQERITSTKEGSITSIQAVYVPADDLTDPAPATTFAHLDATTVLSRGLAAKGIYPAVDPLDSTSTMLQPRIVGEEHYETAQRVKQTLQRYKELQDIIAILGLDELSEEDRLLVARARKIERFLSQPFFVAEVFTGSPGKYVGLAETIRGFQLILSGELDGLPEQAFYLVGNIDEATAKAMNLEMESNLKK